TGTGTATATTGAAGCATCCTTACAGCATGGGGCCAAGGTAGGCAACCAGGAAGTACAGGAATCCGAACAGCAGCATGATATAGGCGGTGTACTTGATAGCGTCGGAGGCAACGATACTTAAGTCTTTGGGAGCCTGAACTTCCAGACGTTCTGTTTCCGTAGAATCTGTGTTGTCATGATTGAAAGATTCTTTCATCAGAATTCCCTCCTTAGATTATTCATGAGATTACTCGTGGACTAAAACATTCCTCATTTGGCACTGTAAACACTATCTATAATTGTATTGTGACATATTTGTGAACTAATTTCAACAATATTGTGAAAATTCTTTGACTAAATGTTCACATTTGGGCTCTTTGGGGTGTTGTGAGCCACTAGACTTCACCTCTGGTTGCACTTTATACACTAGAATTTTGAGAAAACGGCGGTTTAGAGCTGAAATCCGGAAATCTGTTGTACAAAATACAGTACTCTCATCCCATAGCACACTCAGGAGAAAAGTCCCTCTGGAAAACACAAAGACCCCGCCATTCCTCAAGAGGAAATAGCAGGGTCTCATTCATAGTACAAAGAATAAGCTTACGCCCAGTCTCCATTACGGAAGATCGGATCGGTGGAGCCGTCATCGGCAATTCCGTCGATGTTCATCTCCGGGGAGCCCATCATGAAGTCGACATGGGTGAGACTTTGGTTCATGCCCTTGTCCACCAGCTGTTCCTTAGTCATGTTAATGCCGTCCTGTAAGGTGAACGCGTAGGAAGCGCCAAGTGCCAGATGGCAGGAAGCATTCTCGTCATATAAGGTGGTGTAGTAGAGAATGCCGCTCTCCGAGATCGGGGAGTGGAAAGGCACAAGCGCCACTTCACCGAAGTAGGAGGCACCTTCATCCATAGCCAGTAGAGAAGCCAATGCTTCCTGGCCCACTTCAGCTGTGAAGTCTGTCACTTTACCATTCTCCAGGGTCAGGCTGAAACGGTCGATGATGTTGCCGCCATAGCTGAGCGGCTTCGTGCTGCGGACCGTGCCGTTCGCACCGCTCTTCAGCGGAGCGGTGAACACTTCCTCGGTCGGAATGTTCGCCAGGAAAGACATGCCGCGGCTGTTCACCGCACCGGCCTGACACCAGATATGACCTTCAGGCAATTCGATCGTCAGATCGGTGCCCGGAGCCGTATAGTGCAGCTTGCGGTATTTCTTGGCGTTCAGCAGCTCACAGCGCTGCTTCAGGCCAGCCAGGTGGATACTCCAGGCCTGCACCGGATTCTCCTGGTCTGCGCGCACAGCCTTGAAGATGGCGTCCCAGAGCAGGTCAATCTGCTGCTCAAGCGCGGCGTCAGGGAATACCTTCGCAGCCCAGGAAGCGGATGGGAAGGCGAGGCCGGTCCAGCTGACCTGATTAGCCATCAGCATCTCACGGTAAGGAGCCATAGCTTGACCGGCGGTCTTCTGATGGTCCGCAATGCGGCTTGGATCTACACCGCTTAGCAAATCCGGATTCGCTGAGATAATCGTGAGGAACGCGGCTCCGCCCCGTGCCAGATCCTCCAGCTCATCAGCCTGCCACTTAGGAGGCTCAAGGAAGCTCTTGGACGGCGCGAGATCATAGCGGGTACGGGTGACGAATTCATCGGAATAGTTAACCTTGACGAGCTTCGCACCTGCTTCATAGGCCTGGCGTACAATCAGGCGGACCAGCTCAGCCGCTACGATATCCGCATTTACCACAAGGGTCTGGCCGGGTTGAATATTAACGCCGATCTTTACAGCGAGCAGTGCATAATTCTCCAGCTTTTGATTGAAATCCAGCAATAGCTTCAGCTCCATTCGTTATCTAATGAAATGCAATAGCGTATAAGGGGGTTAGAAGGCCCAGTTGCCCTTCTGGAAGACCGGCTCGCGCTTACCGTCAGCAGTAATTCCGTAAATATCCATCTCGGCCGAGCCGATCATGAAGTCAACATGG
The window above is part of the Paenibacillus sp. FSL H8-0048 genome. Proteins encoded here:
- a CDS encoding aminopeptidase: MLDFNQKLENYALLAVKIGVNIQPGQTLVVNADIVAAELVRLIVRQAYEAGAKLVKVNYSDEFVTRTRYDLAPSKSFLEPPKWQADELEDLARGGAAFLTIISANPDLLSGVDPSRIADHQKTAGQAMAPYREMLMANQVSWTGLAFPSASWAAKVFPDAALEQQIDLLWDAIFKAVRADQENPVQAWSIHLAGLKQRCELLNAKKYRKLHYTAPGTDLTIELPEGHIWCQAGAVNSRGMSFLANIPTEEVFTAPLKSGANGTVRSTKPLSYGGNIIDRFSLTLENGKVTDFTAEVGQEALASLLAMDEGASYFGEVALVPFHSPISESGILYYTTLYDENASCHLALGASYAFTLQDGINMTKEQLVDKGMNQSLTHVDFMMGSPEMNIDGIADDGSTDPIFRNGDWA